From Fundulus heteroclitus isolate FHET01 chromosome 5, MU-UCD_Fhet_4.1, whole genome shotgun sequence, a single genomic window includes:
- the LOC105939794 gene encoding lysozyme g, whose amino-acid sequence MSYGDITKVETSGASSNTSQQDKLGYSGVRASETMAQTDRGRMSKYTSIINGAGRQWGIDPAVIAAIISRESRAGNVLDHGWGDHGNAWGLMQVDKRYHKIEGGWNSEEHLRQATGILVHFIKRIQTKFPSWNKEQQLKGGIAAYNMGDGNVHSYEDVDAKTTGKDYSNDVVARAQWYKKHGF is encoded by the exons ATGA gTTATGGAGACATTACTAAAGTGGAAACAAGCGGTGCTTCCTCGAACACGTCTCAGCAGGATAAACTAGGTTACTCAG GTGTGAGGGCCTCAGAAACGATGGCACAAACGGATCGAGGAAGAATGTCGAAATACACGTCAATAATCAACGGCGCGGGAAGACAGTGGGGTATTGATCCTGCCGTTATCGCCGCCATCATCTCCAGAGAGTCCAGAGCGGGAAATGTCCTGGACCATGGTTGGGGGGACCACGGAAACGCCTGGGGACTCATGCAG GTTGATAAAAGATATCACAAAATAGAAGGGGGCTGGAACAGTGAGGAGCACCTCCGACAAGCTACAGGGATCCTCGTTCATTTCATCAAAAGGATTCAGACCAAGTTTCCAAGCTGGAACAAGGAGCAGCAGTTGAAAG GAGGGATAGCGGCCTACAACATGGGTGATGGTAACGTCCATTCATATGAAGATGTGGACGCCAAGACAACTGGTAAAGACTACTCCAATGATGTTGTTGCCAGGGCTCAGTGGTACAAAAAACATGGTTTCTAA
- the pglyrp2 gene encoding N-acetylmuramoyl-L-alanine amidase, which produces MELVGFTFFVLATLNFLTVSSRPAGVHLRNMESFIHAVQQVEDSYPGLSALALVRALRRTAGHDDPMTIHFLGASYNLSDTEGLEGSILNATSFSFFDKAIHHIVTDHGEERGVVLAPDGTTVALAPLLLGIESGLKAKMEGTEALGIFPLTLGRPLGLSFLSLQDIPPSLRLGPNGCWDNVEQPRVFKLSRPATLATDAVINGGMDGVILGLHLSRLPASEQPQALSEILRGYYNFTLTENQGIDNVTTQISPRRRELSRSLLEPLDLHSAVMTTLALVWKLEKTEWIAQDTGLGKAVQDGLQTFTHKYLDCPPIIPRCQWGAKANRDTPIPLSLPLQFLYVHHTYEPSSPCLSFSSCSRNMRSMQRFHQDDRGWNDIGYSFVVGSDGYIYEGTGWNHVGRHTRGHNSIGYGVSIIGNYTATLPSRHAMDLLRHKLALCAVNGGVLTANFTIQGHRQVVNYTSCPGDALFSEIRSWEHFRE; this is translated from the exons ATGGAGTTGGTtggatttacattttttgttcttGCAACATTAAACTTCTTAACTGTCAGCAGCAGGCCAGCAG GTGTCCACTTGCGTAACATGGAGAGCTTCATCCACGCTGTGCAGCAGGTTGAAGACTCCTACCCTGGTCTGTCAGCCCTGGCTCTGGTTAGAGCTTTGCGGAGGACTGCTGGCCATGATGATCCAATGACCATCCATTTCTTGGGAGCGTCATATAATCTAAGTGACACAGAGGGTTTGGAGGGATCCATTCTAAATGCAACATCCTTCAGCTTTTTTGACAAGGCTATCCACCACATTGTGACAGACCACGGAGAAGAGAGGGGGGTGGTCCTTGCTCCAGACGGCACCACGGTAGCTCTAGCACCCTTGCTTTTAGGGATCGAATCAGGACTGAAAGCAAAGATGGAGGGAACGGAAGCTCTTGGGATCTTCCCTCTAACCCTGGGTAGGCCACTGGGCCTATCATTCCTCAGTCTGCAGGACATCCCCCCGTCTCTGCGTCTGGGTCCCAATGGGTGCTGGGACAACGTGGAGCAGCCGAGGGTGTTTAAGCTGTCTCGGCCTGCTACTCTGGCCACAGATGCTGTTATCAATGGTGGCATGGATGGAGTTATACTGGGCTTGCACCTCAGCAGATTACCAGCATCTGAGCAGCCACAGGCCCTCAGTGAGATCCTGAGAGGATATTATAATTTCACTCTGACTGAGAACCAGGGCATAGATAATGTGACCACCCAAATAAGCCCCAGGAGAAGGGAGCTTTCCAGGTCGCTCCTGGAGCCACTCGATCTTCACTCTGCAGTGATGACAACACTAGCGTTGGTCTGGAAGCTGGAGAAGACAGAATGGATCGCTCAGGACACTGGATTGGGAAAGGCGGTGCAGGATGGACTGCAGACATTCACGCACAAATACCTGG ATTGCCCTCCGATCATCCCTCGCTGCCAGTGGGGAGCGAAGGCGAACCGGGATACACCCATACCGCTGTCTCTCCCCCTCCAGTTCCTCTATGTCCACCATACCTATGAGCCGTCGTCGCCCTGTTTATCTTTCTCAAGCTGCTCCCGGAACATGAGGTCCATGCAGCGTTTTCACCAAGACGACCGTGGATGGAACGACATTGGATACAG CTTTGTGGTTGGATCAGATGGTTACATCTACGAAGGAACGGGTTGGAACCACGTTGGCAGACACACCAGGGGACATAACTCCATCGGCTACGGTGTGTCCATCATCGGAAACTACACGGCCACACTGCCGTCTCGTCATGCCATGGACCTGCTGCGACATAAACTGGCGCTCTGCGCTGTGAATGGGGGAGTTCTGACAGCCAACTTCACCATCCAGGGCCACAGACAGGTGGTGAACTACACCTCCTGCCCTGGAGATGCCTTGTTCTCAGAAATAAGGAGCTGGGAACATTTTAGGGAATGA